One genomic segment of Rivularia sp. PCC 7116 includes these proteins:
- a CDS encoding DUF4126 domain-containing protein, producing the protein MIELLAVLSASAAVGIRIALPVLFFGLLQGQQLWSEVPVLSNISSSFLLGILTSWSVIELTASKKLMGQRILQIVEILFSPVMGAIMGLAVVAATQAPTWLIGITGGLFALVLQLVQLGWFFRLRGLPLWFVFIQDALCIALVLFAFGAPTPGGLIALLLLWFAIYSGKLWYDWYREKKS; encoded by the coding sequence ATGATAGAACTCTTGGCTGTTCTTTCTGCTTCTGCGGCGGTTGGAATACGAATAGCGCTTCCGGTATTGTTTTTCGGACTTTTGCAAGGTCAACAGCTTTGGTCGGAAGTGCCTGTTTTATCCAATATTTCTTCCTCGTTTTTACTAGGTATACTGACAAGTTGGTCTGTCATTGAGCTTACTGCTTCAAAAAAGCTCATGGGACAACGAATATTGCAAATAGTAGAAATATTATTTTCTCCCGTCATGGGTGCAATCATGGGTTTAGCTGTAGTTGCAGCAACCCAAGCTCCAACTTGGTTGATTGGTATAACTGGAGGTTTATTTGCTTTGGTACTCCAACTAGTTCAACTCGGCTGGTTTTTCCGCTTGCGGGGTTTACCTTTATGGTTTGTCTTCATTCAAGATGCTTTATGCATTGCGTTGGTATTATTCGCTTTCGGCGCTCCCACACCTGGGGGCTTAATTGCCCTACTTTTGTTATGGTTCGCAATTTATAGCGGTAAACTTTGGTATGACTGGTATCGAGAGAAGAAGAGTTAG
- the purB gene encoding adenylosuccinate lyase yields MIERYTLPEMGNIWTDSYRFQTWLQVEIAVCEAQADLGYIPAEAVREIKAKANFDVKRVLEIEAEVRHDVIAFLTNVNEYVGDAGRYIHLGMTSSDVLDTALALQMLASLDLIIQKQEELITAIREKAREHRYTVMIGRSHGIHAEPITFGFKLAGWLAEVLRNQQRLHTLRKTIAVGQISGAVGTYANIEPRVEALACEKLGLQPDTASTQVISRDRHADFLQQLALTTASLERFAVEIRNLQRTDVLEVEEFFSKGQKGSSAMPHKRNPIRSERLTGMARIVRGNAVAALENVALWHERDISHSSVERVILPDSCILTHFMLKESVNLVKNLLVYPENMAQNMNCYGGVVFSQRVLLTLVEKGMNREEAYQVVQQSAHTAWNTKDGNFHELIAKDSRVTDKLSSSEIEACFDPKHHLQHLDEVYQRLGI; encoded by the coding sequence TTGATTGAACGCTATACTCTGCCCGAGATGGGCAATATCTGGACTGATTCTTACAGGTTTCAAACTTGGCTGCAAGTGGAAATTGCAGTTTGTGAAGCACAAGCTGATTTAGGTTATATTCCTGCCGAAGCTGTACGGGAAATTAAGGCTAAGGCGAATTTTGATGTGAAGCGAGTGCTGGAAATTGAAGCTGAAGTCCGTCATGATGTAATTGCTTTCCTAACCAACGTCAACGAATATGTAGGTGACGCTGGACGCTACATTCATTTAGGAATGACAAGCTCTGACGTATTAGATACTGCTTTAGCGCTACAAATGCTCGCTAGTTTAGATTTAATTATCCAAAAGCAGGAAGAATTAATTACAGCTATTCGCGAAAAGGCTCGCGAACATCGCTACACTGTAATGATTGGACGCTCTCACGGTATCCATGCCGAACCCATTACCTTTGGTTTTAAACTTGCTGGATGGTTAGCTGAAGTTTTACGCAACCAACAGCGCTTGCATACCCTCCGCAAAACTATCGCCGTCGGACAAATTTCCGGTGCTGTGGGAACTTACGCCAATATCGAACCCCGCGTAGAAGCTCTTGCTTGTGAAAAACTCGGACTTCAACCAGACACCGCATCCACTCAAGTTATCTCCCGCGATCGCCATGCCGATTTCCTCCAACAATTGGCTTTAACAACCGCATCCCTAGAACGTTTCGCAGTAGAAATCCGCAACTTACAAAGAACAGATGTCCTCGAAGTGGAAGAATTTTTCTCCAAAGGACAAAAAGGCTCTTCTGCAATGCCTCACAAACGCAACCCCATCCGTTCCGAAAGACTAACCGGAATGGCAAGAATCGTGCGCGGAAACGCCGTTGCAGCTTTAGAAAACGTCGCATTATGGCACGAAAGAGATATTTCTCACAGTTCCGTAGAAAGAGTAATTCTCCCCGACTCTTGTATTTTGACCCATTTCATGTTAAAGGAATCAGTCAATTTAGTTAAAAATTTGTTGGTATATCCCGAGAACATGGCGCAAAATATGAACTGCTACGGTGGAGTCGTATTCAGTCAAAGAGTACTATTAACCTTAGTTGAAAAAGGAATGAACCGCGAAGAAGCTTACCAAGTAGTTCAACAAAGCGCTCATACAGCATGGAATACCAAAGACGGTAATTTTCATGAGCTAATTGCCAAAGATTCTCGCGTTACAGACAAACTATCATCCTCAGAAATAGAAGCCTGTTTCGACCCCAAACACCATCTACAGCACTTAGATGAAGTTTATCAAAGATTAGGAATTTAA
- the mutS gene encoding DNA mismatch repair protein MutS, with amino-acid sequence MTASKNQSTTTIVDHRTVDISKLSQMYQHYVETKEKHPHAVLFYRVGDFFECYFEDAVTLAQELELVLTSKQAGADVGRVAMSGVPHHSWERHATGLVEKGYAVVICDQVEDASQVTGGRLVKREITRILTPGTLLEDGMLKASRNNYLAAVVIAGDNWGLAYADISTGEFLTTQTNNLEHLTQELMRLQPSEVLFPTNAPDLGALLRPGEKSNSLPECLPTSFCYSLRSQVPFSSGEARSRLLLKFKVRSLEGFGCDSLTLAVRAAGGLLEYLEETQKENKVPLQPLRTYTFTDFLVVDYSTRRNLEITQTIRDGTYHGSLSWAMDRTTTAMGGRALKRWLLQPLLDIKGIKARQDTIQELTENTTLRQDLRGLLKQIYDLERLSGRSGSGTANARDLFALADSLSKLPQLGNLVKDARSPFLKALQKVPPSMQELADKIKAHIVESPPIQIKEGGLIREGINPLLDERKELVEEDQKWIANLEIDERERTGIPKLKVGYNKTFGYYLSVSRALAEKVPDNYIRKQTLTNEERYITPELKEREARILTARDDLNKLEFDIFLALREEVGSQAEIIRNISRAVAAADVLCGLAELAVFQGYCRPEIVEGREITIIDGRHPVVEQSLPAGFFVPNSTYLGREENGDTNNSPDLIILTGPNASGKSCYLRQVGLIQLMAQVGSYIPATSATLGVCDRIFTRVGAVDDLATGQSTFMVEMNETANILNHGTSKSLVLLDEIGRGTATFDGLSIAWAVGEYIATELLARTIFATHYHELNELASLLDNVANYQVTVKEMPEQIIFLHQVQPGGADKSYGIEAGRLAGLPATVIKRAKQVMGQIEQHSKIAIGLKSLD; translated from the coding sequence TTTTTTTGAATGTTATTTTGAAGATGCTGTCACCTTAGCTCAAGAATTAGAACTGGTTTTAACTAGTAAACAAGCTGGTGCTGATGTGGGAAGGGTAGCGATGAGTGGTGTTCCCCATCATTCTTGGGAGCGTCATGCTACTGGCTTAGTAGAAAAAGGTTATGCGGTAGTAATTTGCGACCAGGTTGAAGATGCTTCTCAGGTAACTGGTGGTCGTTTGGTGAAAAGGGAAATTACCAGAATATTAACTCCCGGTACTTTGTTAGAAGATGGGATGTTGAAAGCAAGTCGCAACAATTATTTAGCTGCTGTGGTAATTGCAGGGGATAATTGGGGTTTGGCTTATGCCGATATTTCTACTGGAGAATTTTTAACTACTCAAACTAATAATTTGGAGCATTTAACTCAAGAGTTGATGCGATTGCAGCCGAGTGAGGTGTTATTTCCTACCAATGCTCCGGATTTAGGTGCCCTACTTCGACCTGGTGAAAAGTCCAATAGTTTACCAGAATGTCTGCCTACTTCTTTTTGTTATTCGTTGCGATCGCAGGTTCCTTTTTCGAGTGGGGAAGCTAGAAGTCGGTTATTACTAAAGTTTAAAGTCCGCTCTCTGGAAGGGTTTGGTTGCGACAGTCTGACTTTAGCCGTTCGTGCTGCTGGTGGTTTATTGGAATATTTGGAGGAAACTCAGAAGGAAAATAAGGTTCCTTTGCAACCTTTACGAACCTATACTTTTACTGACTTTTTAGTTGTAGATTATTCAACCAGACGCAACCTTGAAATTACCCAAACAATTCGCGACGGTACTTATCATGGTTCGTTATCCTGGGCTATGGATAGAACAACTACGGCAATGGGTGGACGTGCTTTAAAAAGATGGTTATTGCAGCCGTTGTTGGATATTAAGGGAATTAAAGCTAGGCAGGATACGATACAGGAATTAACGGAAAATACAACTTTACGTCAAGATTTACGGGGGTTGTTAAAACAGATTTACGATTTAGAAAGGTTATCGGGGCGCTCTGGCTCTGGTACTGCCAATGCCAGGGATTTGTTTGCTTTGGCTGATTCTTTATCAAAGTTACCGCAGTTGGGTAATTTAGTTAAGGATGCTCGTTCTCCTTTTTTGAAAGCTTTGCAAAAAGTTCCGCCAAGTATGCAAGAGTTAGCGGATAAGATAAAAGCTCATATTGTGGAATCTCCTCCGATACAAATTAAGGAAGGTGGTTTAATTAGGGAAGGGATAAATCCTTTATTAGATGAAAGAAAAGAATTAGTTGAAGAAGACCAAAAGTGGATTGCTAATCTAGAGATTGATGAAAGGGAAAGAACGGGAATTCCCAAACTAAAGGTTGGTTATAACAAAACTTTTGGTTATTATCTCAGCGTTTCTCGCGCTTTAGCTGAGAAGGTACCGGATAATTATATTCGCAAGCAAACTTTAACTAATGAAGAACGATATATTACTCCCGAATTAAAGGAAAGGGAAGCAAGAATTTTAACTGCAAGGGATGATTTGAATAAGTTGGAATTTGATATTTTTCTTGCTTTAAGGGAAGAAGTTGGTTCTCAAGCTGAAATTATCCGCAATATTTCCCGTGCTGTCGCTGCTGCTGATGTGTTGTGCGGTTTAGCTGAATTAGCGGTATTTCAAGGTTATTGTCGTCCGGAAATCGTTGAAGGAAGAGAAATTACAATTATTGATGGCAGACACCCGGTAGTTGAACAATCTCTACCCGCTGGTTTCTTTGTACCAAATTCAACTTATTTGGGAAGGGAAGAAAATGGAGATACGAACAATTCTCCCGATTTAATTATTTTAACTGGCCCAAATGCCAGCGGTAAAAGTTGTTACTTGCGTCAGGTGGGATTAATTCAATTAATGGCGCAGGTTGGCAGCTATATTCCAGCAACCTCAGCAACTCTAGGTGTTTGCGATCGCATATTTACTCGTGTAGGTGCGGTGGATGATTTAGCTACCGGACAATCGACTTTTATGGTGGAAATGAACGAGACGGCGAATATTCTCAATCACGGTACTTCAAAGTCGTTGGTATTATTAGATGAAATTGGCAGAGGTACGGCAACTTTTGACGGACTTTCTATCGCATGGGCAGTAGGAGAATATATAGCCACAGAACTTTTAGCCAGAACAATTTTCGCAACTCACTATCACGAACTCAACGAATTAGCATCTTTGTTGGATAACGTTGCTAATTATCAGGTGACGGTGAAAGAAATGCCGGAGCAAATTATCTTTTTACATCAAGTACAACCAGGTGGTGCTGATAAATCTTACGGTATTGAAGCGGGAAGATTGGCAGGTTTACCAGCAACGGTAATTAAGCGAGCTAAGCAGGTTATGGGACAAATTGAACAGCATAGTAAAATTGCTATTGGTTTAAAATCTTTGGATTAA